One region of Thunnus thynnus chromosome 14, fThuThy2.1, whole genome shotgun sequence genomic DNA includes:
- the npas4l gene encoding neuronal PAS domain-containing protein 4-like isoform X2, which yields MVSHRSTKGASKARRDHINHEIRNMRALLPIAQEDQERLSYLHSMAAICTYIRKSVFFQELLTEERSHCFLPYEAFVQALHGFILVTTAQGKLVYVSENVAEYLGLSMVDVLQGDTFYDMVERSDIDIVKSNLDIENNSSPERSFICCMQTSKAFKLQHGSCSSILVRGSFQTFPQPGPSSLVCPTKEPLFVALCTPTVNRLRSADSFFCHSFDSVHRLDMTFTHLSDSVLYFLGYSAEEMTGGSWYSLVHPEDLSLSADSHRSLMQADEGFQVEMVLRLQRKDLSWTWIYIRANKDSECQGISCTNYIISETEARFLQKKVSSDAFRPSSLANSCHFAAQQASQTHSYSNTKCFKRQRTSNSQSEEPSGARARKESEQDIYYVAFASSQGDCSPVPLGDSPALFTPPYSPASTSSPLQREELSHDLLIDVHGYTDQLLSSPEGSPPYYSYPEAGLTCHQSPSDSLPAATEQTFDQGTFGALSARSPASSSSPTYDFQACTSDARLVPDCLSVSDMCESPVDCALHQDDFSLLEQPQGGSLHQVHHVPQHVLPIHSSLLTPNQSPTSTESNQYSEREQAEISILAQQISSLASSFDMYRTLSPLQNVAQPADTNSLPSTCDWSHHPPLPSVPPLKRELVFDDSAFDNILKDLDMVTRKSSMSGSSVVPYSYQQGLVCGRSRSHQLDQEPLSVSQTIPEASLPEEQFTAGGIAMDPFSLQMGCHDQNTGLHQLNRYMQSSLKQDGLAEENLY from the exons ATGGTCTCTCACAGATCCACTAAAGGAGCATCCAAAGCCCGGCGGGACCACATCAACCATGAGATCAGGAATATGCGAGCTCTGCTGCCCATCGCCCAGGAGGACCAGGAGCGTCTCTCCTACCTGCACTCCATGGCCGCCATCTGCACCTACATTAGGAAGTCTGTTTTCTTCCAGG AGCTCCTGACTGAAGAGAGATCTCACTGCTTTCTGCCATACGAGGCGTTCGTTCAAGCCCTGCATGGCTTCATCCTGGTCACTACAGCCCAGGGGAAGCTAGTCTATGTGTCTGAAAATGTAGCTGAATATCTCGGCCTTTCTATG GTAGATGTGCTTCAAGGAGACACTTTCTATGATATGGTGGAACGCTCTGACATTGATATTGTTAAGTCAAACTTGGACATTGAAAACAACTCATCGCCAG agAGGAGCTTTATATGTTGTATGCAAACCTCCAAGGCCTTCAAGCTGCAGCATGGCAGCTGCAGCTCCATACTGGTCAGAGGAAGCTTCCAGACCTTCCCTCAGCCTGGTCCATCCTCCTTAGTCTGTCCCACCAAGGAGCCCCTGTTCGTGGCCCTCTGTACGCCTACGGTGAACCGCCTGCGAAGCGCCGACTCCTTCTTCTGTCACAGCTTCGACAGCGTCCACAGACTCGACATGACTTTCACTCACCTGTCAGACAG tgttttatattttttgggcTACTCAGCAGAAGAAATGACTGGTGGATCATGGTACAGTCTCGTTCATCCTGAAGATCTGTCTTTGAGTGCAGATTCTCACAGAAGTTTAA TGCAGGCAGATGAGGGCTTCCAGGTAGAGATGGTGCTTAGACTCCAGCGCAAGGATCTGTCATGGACCTGGATCTACATCCGTGCTAATAAGGACTCTGAGTGTCAGGGCATCAGCTGCACTAACTACATCATCAG TGAAACTGAGGCCAGATTTCTGCAGAAGAAAGTCAGCAGTGATGCCTTCAGGCCATCATCTCTGGCAAATTCCTGCCACTTTGCAGCTCAACAGGCGTCCCAGACTCACAGCTACAGCAACACTAAATGCTTTAAAAGGCAGAGGACGTCAAACAGCCAAAGCGAGGAGCCAAGTGGTGCCAGAGCTAGGAAGGAATCTGAGCAAGATATATATTATGTTGCGTTCGCCTCCTCTCAAGGTGATTGCTCACCTGTTCCTTTGGGTGACAGCCCCGCTCTCTTCACCCCTCCCTACAGCCCCGCCTCCACAAGCTCCCCTCTGCAAAGGGAGGAGCTCAGCCATGACCTCCTGATAGATGTGCATGGATACACAGATCAGCTGCTTTCCTCCCCTGAGGGTTCCCCTCCCTATTACTCCTACCCAGAGGCTGGGCTCACCTGTCACCAATCACCCTCCGACTCCCTCCCAGCAGCCACAGAACAAACTTTTGACCAGGGAACTTTCGGAGCGCTCAGTGCCCGTTCTCCagcctcctcctcatctccaaCCTATGATTTCCAAGCTTGTACATCTGATGCTCGATTAGTTCCAGACTGCCTGTCTGTGTCCGACATGTGTGAGAGCCCAGTGGACTGTGCTCTGCATCAAGATGACTTCAGCCTCCTGGAGCAGCCACAAGGGGGCAGCCTTCACCAAGTGCACCATGTTCCCCAGCATGTGTTGCCCATACATTCCAGTCTTCTTACCCCCAACCAATCTCCCACATCCACAGAGTCTAACCAGTACAGCGAGAGAGAGCAGGCAGAGATCAGTATTCTGGCTCAGCAGATCTCATCCCTGGCCAGCAGCTTTGACATGTATCGCACCCTGAGCCCACTTCAAAATGTGGCCCAGCCCGCAGACACTAACAGCCTGCCCTCAACATGTGACTGGTCCCAtcaccctcctctcccctctgtcCCTCCTCTTAAGCGTGAGCTGGTCTTCGATGACAGTGCGTTTGACAACATCTTGAAGGACCTAGACATGGTTACAAGGAAGAGCAGCATGTCTGGCTCCAGTGTTGTTCCCTACAGCTACCAGCAGGGCTTGGTGTGTGGCAGGAGCAGGTCCCATCAGTTGGACCAGGAGCCCCTCAGTGTGTCCCAGACCATCCCAGAGGCCTCACTGCCTGAAGAGCAGTTCACTGCAGGCGGTATCGCCATGGATCCCTTCAGTCTGCAGATGGGATGTCATGACCAAAACACTGGGTTGCATCAACTCAACCGCTATATGCAGAGTAGCCTCAAGCAAG aTGGCCTTGCTGAAGAAAACCTGTACTGA
- the npas4l gene encoding neuronal PAS domain-containing protein 4-like isoform X1, which yields MCVCFPSGGYYSIKMTFWCNSCKCHVSAPCTSHHHHPHHHHHHLPEDQHRSLHRRFRSTKGASKARRDHINHEIRNMRALLPIAQEDQERLSYLHSMAAICTYIRKSVFFQELLTEERSHCFLPYEAFVQALHGFILVTTAQGKLVYVSENVAEYLGLSMVDVLQGDTFYDMVERSDIDIVKSNLDIENNSSPERSFICCMQTSKAFKLQHGSCSSILVRGSFQTFPQPGPSSLVCPTKEPLFVALCTPTVNRLRSADSFFCHSFDSVHRLDMTFTHLSDSVLYFLGYSAEEMTGGSWYSLVHPEDLSLSADSHRSLMQADEGFQVEMVLRLQRKDLSWTWIYIRANKDSECQGISCTNYIISETEARFLQKKVSSDAFRPSSLANSCHFAAQQASQTHSYSNTKCFKRQRTSNSQSEEPSGARARKESEQDIYYVAFASSQGDCSPVPLGDSPALFTPPYSPASTSSPLQREELSHDLLIDVHGYTDQLLSSPEGSPPYYSYPEAGLTCHQSPSDSLPAATEQTFDQGTFGALSARSPASSSSPTYDFQACTSDARLVPDCLSVSDMCESPVDCALHQDDFSLLEQPQGGSLHQVHHVPQHVLPIHSSLLTPNQSPTSTESNQYSEREQAEISILAQQISSLASSFDMYRTLSPLQNVAQPADTNSLPSTCDWSHHPPLPSVPPLKRELVFDDSAFDNILKDLDMVTRKSSMSGSSVVPYSYQQGLVCGRSRSHQLDQEPLSVSQTIPEASLPEEQFTAGGIAMDPFSLQMGCHDQNTGLHQLNRYMQSSLKQDGLAEENLY from the exons atgtgtgtctgttttcccTCAGGTGGTTactacagcattaaaatgactttttggTGCAACTCCTGCAAATGTCACGTAAGCGCTCCGTGCacctctcatcatcatcatcctcatcatcatcatcatcatcttcccGAGGATCAGCACCGCTCACTGCACAGAAGGTTCAG ATCCACTAAAGGAGCATCCAAAGCCCGGCGGGACCACATCAACCATGAGATCAGGAATATGCGAGCTCTGCTGCCCATCGCCCAGGAGGACCAGGAGCGTCTCTCCTACCTGCACTCCATGGCCGCCATCTGCACCTACATTAGGAAGTCTGTTTTCTTCCAGG AGCTCCTGACTGAAGAGAGATCTCACTGCTTTCTGCCATACGAGGCGTTCGTTCAAGCCCTGCATGGCTTCATCCTGGTCACTACAGCCCAGGGGAAGCTAGTCTATGTGTCTGAAAATGTAGCTGAATATCTCGGCCTTTCTATG GTAGATGTGCTTCAAGGAGACACTTTCTATGATATGGTGGAACGCTCTGACATTGATATTGTTAAGTCAAACTTGGACATTGAAAACAACTCATCGCCAG agAGGAGCTTTATATGTTGTATGCAAACCTCCAAGGCCTTCAAGCTGCAGCATGGCAGCTGCAGCTCCATACTGGTCAGAGGAAGCTTCCAGACCTTCCCTCAGCCTGGTCCATCCTCCTTAGTCTGTCCCACCAAGGAGCCCCTGTTCGTGGCCCTCTGTACGCCTACGGTGAACCGCCTGCGAAGCGCCGACTCCTTCTTCTGTCACAGCTTCGACAGCGTCCACAGACTCGACATGACTTTCACTCACCTGTCAGACAG tgttttatattttttgggcTACTCAGCAGAAGAAATGACTGGTGGATCATGGTACAGTCTCGTTCATCCTGAAGATCTGTCTTTGAGTGCAGATTCTCACAGAAGTTTAA TGCAGGCAGATGAGGGCTTCCAGGTAGAGATGGTGCTTAGACTCCAGCGCAAGGATCTGTCATGGACCTGGATCTACATCCGTGCTAATAAGGACTCTGAGTGTCAGGGCATCAGCTGCACTAACTACATCATCAG TGAAACTGAGGCCAGATTTCTGCAGAAGAAAGTCAGCAGTGATGCCTTCAGGCCATCATCTCTGGCAAATTCCTGCCACTTTGCAGCTCAACAGGCGTCCCAGACTCACAGCTACAGCAACACTAAATGCTTTAAAAGGCAGAGGACGTCAAACAGCCAAAGCGAGGAGCCAAGTGGTGCCAGAGCTAGGAAGGAATCTGAGCAAGATATATATTATGTTGCGTTCGCCTCCTCTCAAGGTGATTGCTCACCTGTTCCTTTGGGTGACAGCCCCGCTCTCTTCACCCCTCCCTACAGCCCCGCCTCCACAAGCTCCCCTCTGCAAAGGGAGGAGCTCAGCCATGACCTCCTGATAGATGTGCATGGATACACAGATCAGCTGCTTTCCTCCCCTGAGGGTTCCCCTCCCTATTACTCCTACCCAGAGGCTGGGCTCACCTGTCACCAATCACCCTCCGACTCCCTCCCAGCAGCCACAGAACAAACTTTTGACCAGGGAACTTTCGGAGCGCTCAGTGCCCGTTCTCCagcctcctcctcatctccaaCCTATGATTTCCAAGCTTGTACATCTGATGCTCGATTAGTTCCAGACTGCCTGTCTGTGTCCGACATGTGTGAGAGCCCAGTGGACTGTGCTCTGCATCAAGATGACTTCAGCCTCCTGGAGCAGCCACAAGGGGGCAGCCTTCACCAAGTGCACCATGTTCCCCAGCATGTGTTGCCCATACATTCCAGTCTTCTTACCCCCAACCAATCTCCCACATCCACAGAGTCTAACCAGTACAGCGAGAGAGAGCAGGCAGAGATCAGTATTCTGGCTCAGCAGATCTCATCCCTGGCCAGCAGCTTTGACATGTATCGCACCCTGAGCCCACTTCAAAATGTGGCCCAGCCCGCAGACACTAACAGCCTGCCCTCAACATGTGACTGGTCCCAtcaccctcctctcccctctgtcCCTCCTCTTAAGCGTGAGCTGGTCTTCGATGACAGTGCGTTTGACAACATCTTGAAGGACCTAGACATGGTTACAAGGAAGAGCAGCATGTCTGGCTCCAGTGTTGTTCCCTACAGCTACCAGCAGGGCTTGGTGTGTGGCAGGAGCAGGTCCCATCAGTTGGACCAGGAGCCCCTCAGTGTGTCCCAGACCATCCCAGAGGCCTCACTGCCTGAAGAGCAGTTCACTGCAGGCGGTATCGCCATGGATCCCTTCAGTCTGCAGATGGGATGTCATGACCAAAACACTGGGTTGCATCAACTCAACCGCTATATGCAGAGTAGCCTCAAGCAAG aTGGCCTTGCTGAAGAAAACCTGTACTGA